One genomic segment of Aquipluma nitroreducens includes these proteins:
- a CDS encoding AI-2E family transporter produces MTAPEQPFYIKATIKLLLAGLIIAFLILAQNILIPFTIAVFFTFLLIPVSRKLQHWHLPRTLAILLSIIMAFTLVVVVLYFFVDQVFSFVNDWPVLQKSLDAKWVSLQQFISETFHISSIEQKAWLTTKLKENASTGGVLVLGLFSATTSFLASFALIPIYIFFLTFYQDKFKEFIRLVTKDDKNEHVLLVVKKVSVVSQKYVMGIFLDVIILSVLNSTGFLILGLPHAILFGVLASVLNIIPYIGVLIGSLLPILMALLTKDSMSYAIAAGAICVVVQFLDNNFITPYVVGSSVSINPLTATIVLIASALVWGIPGMVLCLPLTGMAKVVCDNVESLKPYGFLLGEEVNFNQQKQDQERLIKKLLKRNKTA; encoded by the coding sequence ATGACGGCACCAGAACAACCATTTTATATCAAGGCAACAATAAAACTTTTACTTGCAGGCCTAATTATTGCGTTCCTGATTTTGGCCCAAAACATTCTAATTCCATTTACCATTGCGGTTTTCTTTACTTTTTTATTAATCCCAGTATCGCGAAAGCTGCAACATTGGCATTTACCAAGGACATTGGCCATACTTTTAAGTATTATCATGGCTTTTACACTGGTTGTTGTTGTGTTGTATTTTTTTGTCGATCAGGTGTTCAGTTTTGTGAACGACTGGCCGGTACTCCAAAAATCGCTGGATGCCAAATGGGTAAGCCTTCAGCAATTCATTAGCGAAACTTTTCACATCAGTAGCATAGAACAAAAAGCGTGGTTAACCACTAAGCTCAAAGAGAATGCAAGTACAGGAGGGGTTTTGGTGTTAGGTCTCTTTTCGGCAACTACCTCTTTCCTGGCCAGCTTTGCGCTCATTCCTATTTATATTTTCTTCCTGACTTTTTATCAGGACAAATTCAAAGAATTCATTCGACTGGTAACCAAGGATGATAAAAACGAGCATGTTTTGTTGGTTGTAAAAAAAGTTTCAGTAGTATCTCAAAAATATGTGATGGGTATTTTTCTGGATGTTATCATTCTTTCCGTATTGAATTCAACCGGATTTCTGATTCTCGGTTTGCCGCATGCGATCTTATTCGGAGTTCTTGCTTCTGTATTGAATATAATCCCATACATAGGAGTGTTGATAGGAAGCCTATTGCCAATTTTGATGGCCTTGCTCACCAAAGACTCGATGAGTTATGCCATTGCTGCTGGCGCTATATGTGTTGTCGTTCAGTTCCTCGATAATAATTTCATCACCCCCTATGTAGTCGGTTCAAGTGTCAGTATCAATCCGTTAACCGCCACAATTGTACTGATTGCCAGCGCACTTGTTTGGGGAATTCCGGGAATGGTGCTTTGCTTGCCTCTTACCGGTATGGCCAAAGTGGTTTGTGATAATGTTGAATCACTCAAACCATATGGTTTTTTACTCGGCGAAGAAGTCAATTTCAACCAACAGAAACAAGATCAGGAACGACTGATTAAAAAGCTTCTTAAACGCAACAAAACGGCTTGA